A stretch of Physeter macrocephalus isolate SW-GA chromosome 8, ASM283717v5, whole genome shotgun sequence DNA encodes these proteins:
- the TAS2R1 gene encoding LOW QUALITY PROTEIN: taste receptor type 2 member 1 (The sequence of the model RefSeq protein was modified relative to this genomic sequence to represent the inferred CDS: substituted 2 bases at 2 genomic stop codons) yields the protein MIPLDLLVSCLAISRICLQLAIFYVNLAILSLIEFPQLAEKFVILTFINESGLXFATWLGRFYSAKIATIAHPLFWLKMRISKLVPWLILESLLYASSMALFHSKHRWISSKEHFLGLFSPNATTQIKEIPALQFALLFAEFSLPLLIFLISSLILIFSLGRHTXQMRSTATGPRNPHTCVHISTLLSILSFLVLYLCHSVTAALLFSQIFNFRSFIFLLCILGVGSYHSGHSIVLILGNPKMKQNAKKLLLRRKCCQ from the coding sequence ATGATTCCGTTGGATCTCCTTGTTTCCTGCCTGGCGATTTCCAGGATTTGTCTGCAGCTAGCCATCTTCTACGTTAACCTGGCTATTCTTTCCTTGATTGAATTCCCTCAGCTTGCTGAGAAGTTCGTAATTCTCACATTTATAAATGAATCGGGACTTTGATTTGCCACATGGCTCGGCCGTTTCTACTCTGCCAAGATTGCCACCATTGCTCACCCACTCTTCTGGTTGAAGATGAGGATATCCAAGTTGGTTCCTTGGCTGATACTTGAGTCCCTGCTATATGCATCTAGCATGGCTCTCTTCCACAGCAAACATAGATGGATATCTTCCAAAGAACACTTCCTGGGCCTTTTCTCCCCAAATGCAACCACTCAAATCAAAGAAATACCTGCTTTACAGTTTGCCCTTCTTTTTGCTGAGTTCTCATTGCCATTACTTATCttccttatttcttctctgatcttgaTTTTTTCCCTGGGGAGACACACCTGACAGATGAGAAGCACAGCAACAGGCCCCAGGAACCctcacacatgtgtgcacatcagcactcttctctccatcctgtcCTTTCTGGTCCTCTATCTCTGCCACTCCGTGACAGCTGCTTTGCTCTTTTCTCAAATTTTCAACTTCAGAAGCTTCATATTTCTGCTCTGCATCTTGGGGGTTGGTTCATACCACTCTGGACACTCTATTGTGTTAATTTTAGGAAAtcctaaaatgaaacaaaatgcaaagaaattgCTCCTCCGCAGAAAGTGCTGTCAGTGA